ACACCCCGACCCTCGACATCGACAAGCCGATCGCCGACCCGGTCTCCCGCGCCCAGCTGGAGACCCTCCGCAAGAACTGTGCCGAGTTCGGCGTCCGGCTGCATCCGCTGGGCGACGTCGAGCAGGGCGTCGTCCACGTCGTGGGCCCGCAGCTGGGTCTGACCCAGCCCGGCACCACCGTGGTCTGCGGCGACTCGCACACCTCCACGCACGGCGCCTTCGGCGCGCTGGCCTTCGGCATCGGCACCAGCCAGGTCGAGCACGTGCTCGCCACCCAGACGCTGCCGCTGGCCCGCCCGAAGACCATGGCGATCACGGTCGACGGCGAGCTGCCCGAGGACGTCACCGCCAAGGACCTGATCCTGGCGATCATCGCGAAGATCGGCACCGGCGGCGGCCAGGGCTACATCCTGGAGTACCGCGGCTCCGCCATCGAGAAGCTCTCGATGGAGGCCCGGATGACCATCTGCAACATGTCGATCGAGGCCGGCGCCCGCGCGGGCATGATCGCCCCCGACGAGACCACCTTCGCCTATCTGAAGGGCCGCGCCCACGCCCCCGAGGGCGAGGACTGGGACGCCGCCGTCGCGTACTGGAAGACCCTGAAGTCCGACGAGGACGCCGTCTTCGACGCCGAGGTCGTCATCGACGCCGCCACGCTGGCGCCGTTCGTCACCTGGGGCACCAACCCGGGCCAGGGCGCGCCGCTTTCGGCGAACGTCCCCGACCCCGCTTCGTACGAAGACGCTTCGGAGCGCCTGGCCGCCGAAAAGGCCCTGGAGTACATGGGGTTGACCGCCGGGCAGCCGCTGCGCGACATCAAGGTCGACACCGTCTTCGTAGGCTCCTGCACCAACGGCCGCATCGAGGACCTGCGCAACGCCGCCTCCCTCCTGGAGGGCCGCAAGGTCGCCGACGGCGTCCGCATGCTGGTCGTCCCCGGCTCGGTCCGGGTCGCCCTGCAGGCCGTCGAGGAGGGCCTGGACAAGGTCTTCAAGGAGGCCGGCGCCGAATGGCGGCACGCGGGCTGCTCCATGTGCCTGGGCATGAACCCCGACCAACTGGCCCCCGGTGAGCGCTCCGCGTCCACCTCCAACCGCAACTTCGAGGGCCGGCAGGGCAAGGGCGGCCGGACGCACCTGGTCTCCCCCCAGGTCGCCGCCGCCACCGCAGTCCTGGGCCACCTGGCCTCCCCGGCCGATCTGTCCGACGTCGCCACCACCGCGGGGGTCTGAGGAACCATGGAAGCTTTCACCACGCACACCGGCCGGGCCGTCCCGCTGCGCCGCAGCAACGTCGACACCGACCAGATCATCCCGGCGCACTGGCTGAAGAAGGTCACCCGCGACGGCTTCGAGGACGGCCTCTTCGAGGCCTGGCGCAAGGACTCCGAGTTCGTCCTCAACCGCCCCGAGCGGCAGGGCGCCACGGTCCTGGTCGCCGGCCCCGACTTCGGCACCGGCTCCTCCCGCGAGCACGCCGTCTGGGCGCTCCAGAACTACGGCTTCCAGGCGGTCATCTCCTCCCGCTTCGCCGACATCTTCCGCGGCAACTCGCTGAAGAACGGCCTGCTGACCGTCGTCCTCCCGCAGGAGACGGTGGACGCCCTCTGGGAGCTGACCGAGGCCGACCCGACCGCCGAGATCACCGTCGACCTGGAGGCCCGCAAGGTCCTGGCCGCCGGGATCGACGCCGACTTCGAGCTCGACGA
The DNA window shown above is from Streptomyces vietnamensis and carries:
- the leuC gene encoding 3-isopropylmalate dehydratase large subunit, whose protein sequence is MGRTLAEKVWDDHVVRRAEGEPDLLFIDLHLLHEVTSPQAFDGLRQNGRQVRRLDLTIATEDHNTPTLDIDKPIADPVSRAQLETLRKNCAEFGVRLHPLGDVEQGVVHVVGPQLGLTQPGTTVVCGDSHTSTHGAFGALAFGIGTSQVEHVLATQTLPLARPKTMAITVDGELPEDVTAKDLILAIIAKIGTGGGQGYILEYRGSAIEKLSMEARMTICNMSIEAGARAGMIAPDETTFAYLKGRAHAPEGEDWDAAVAYWKTLKSDEDAVFDAEVVIDAATLAPFVTWGTNPGQGAPLSANVPDPASYEDASERLAAEKALEYMGLTAGQPLRDIKVDTVFVGSCTNGRIEDLRNAASLLEGRKVADGVRMLVVPGSVRVALQAVEEGLDKVFKEAGAEWRHAGCSMCLGMNPDQLAPGERSASTSNRNFEGRQGKGGRTHLVSPQVAAATAVLGHLASPADLSDVATTAGV
- the leuD gene encoding 3-isopropylmalate dehydratase small subunit, translating into MEAFTTHTGRAVPLRRSNVDTDQIIPAHWLKKVTRDGFEDGLFEAWRKDSEFVLNRPERQGATVLVAGPDFGTGSSREHAVWALQNYGFQAVISSRFADIFRGNSLKNGLLTVVLPQETVDALWELTEADPTAEITVDLEARKVLAAGIDADFELDENARWRLLNGLDDISLTLQNEADIAAYEAARPAFKPRTITV